Genomic DNA from Leptospira inadai serovar Lyme str. 10:
TCAAAACTAGTCCTTCTAGATTCCGCTGAGACACCCCTCTACGAAATAGATTACGAATTACGCAAAATTTTTCCGCATTCCGGAATCGAGTTTTTTCCGGTCGTCGCGGATATTAAGAATCTTTCGCGAGTGAGTTCTGTTTTCGAAGCGCATTCCCCGGAAGTCGTATTTCATTCCGCGGCCTACAAGCATGTACCAATGATGGAAACAAACCCGTCGGAGGCCGTTTTAAATAATATATTGGGTACTAAAAACGTAGCGGATATTGCCCGTCTGTCCGGAGTAGAACGTTTCGTACTTATCTCCACGGATAAGGCAGTTAACCCGGTTAATATCATGGGCGCTTCCAAACGCGTAGCGGAATTGTACATCCAGCACGTATCTCGGGAGACCCGGACCAAATTCATTACGGTTCGATTCGGAAACGTATTAGGATCCAACGGTTCCGTGATCCCAAGATTTCGGGAACAGATCCAGGGCGGCGGTCCCGTTACCGTAACTCATCCTGAAGTCATTCGATATTTTATGACCATCCCGGAAGCTACCCAATTAGTTCTGCAAGCGGGTTCCATGGGCGAACGCGGCGAAATATTCTTATTGGAGATGGGAGAGCCGGTGCGAATTCTCAGTCTAGCGGAGGAAATGATTCGTCTATCCGGCTTACGACCGTATGTCGATATTCCGATCGAATTTACCGGCCTAAGACCCGGGGAAAAACTTTTCGAAGAACTGCTTTTGGATCTAGAAGGCATCAAAAAAACTCACCATCCAAAAATCAGGATTGCCGCCCCTTTAGAAGATAGCGATCTTAGCAGCTTCCAGGCCAGGTTTCAGGCCCTTTTGAACGCCGCACGCTCCAACCAGGAAAAGGATATCTTTTCCCGGTTTAAAGAGCTAGTTCCGGAATACAAAGTTCACAAGGATTACATCACTGAAGAAGAGGCCAGGGCCTTAGAAAAGAATGGATCATAACCCCGAAGATATCACCGTACTTCGCGACTTTAAAAAACAACTCTTCTCCCTCTATTGGGAAAGGTTCGGTACTTTCTATCTGCACGCTATGCCCCATCCCGATTTAAAGATCGGAAAGAGAGGCTTACTCGGAGACGAACCCGAATCCGGAATTATCTTAGTCATAGGTCCGCGAGCCGCTAGGGACATTCGCATAGAACAGGATTGGGCCTATGCAGAACTCCAATTCGGGTATACTTGGGAGCAAGTTTTCATTCCTTGGGACGCGGTGTTTCGATACTTCGATAAGTCTCAGCAAACCGTTTCGCAAATGAGAATTTTCTTAGGTAAGCTGCAATCTTCCGCGGGAAGCGGCCCTGAATTCGCCGAAACCGATTCTTCGTCCCCTTCGGGAGAACTTGTTATCGAGTCGAAGGCGAAAGGAAAGAAGCGCAAAAACAATGTCATCGAAGTGGATTTCGGGAGTAAAAACAAAAAATGAGTAATTACAGATGGTTCGTACCGGGAGATCTCGACGGTTTTTTCGGCCTAATGATCGACAATTTAATTCAGATCTTAGTGTTAGTCGCCCTCTGTGTGGGGCCTTGCGGAATGCCTCAGGAATTCGTTTTTCGAGTCATCATTCCGGGGGCGGCAGTATCCCTGCTATTGGGAAACTTATTCTATGCCTTGCAAGCAAGACAACTTGCAAAAACGGAAGGCAGAACCGATGTCACCGCGCTGCCGTACGGGATTAACACCGTATCCCTTTTCGCTTTCGTATTTTTCGTAATGTTTCCCGTTTATTTAAAAACAGGAAGTTATAAAGCCGCCTGGGCAATGGGCCTACTCGCGAGCTTTCTCTCGGGGTTGATCGAAATGTTAGGAGCCTTTGTTGCGGAAAGGATTCGGAAGGCCACGCCTCGTGCCGCACTTCTTTCCGCTCTAGCGGGAATCGCCCTCACATTCATCTCGATGGATTTTTTAATTCGAACCTTTCAGAATCCGCTAGTCGCTTTCGTGCCTTTCGGAATCATCTTATTACAATATTTTGGACGGGTGGTTTTTCCGTTTAAAATTCCCGGCGGCTTAATTTCGGTGATAGTCGGAACGATTCTGGCCTGGTATTCTCCTTATTTTTCGGGAAAACCGATTATGGATCCGGAAGCGTTAAAATCTTCGCTAGGCATCGGATTATATCTTCCGGTCTGGAGCGCCGGTGAAATTTTTTCCGTATTTAAGGAAGCGGATATCAG
This window encodes:
- a CDS encoding polysaccharide biosynthesis protein; the encoded protein is MEHWNRRTLIFPLDLCFMVLSYFLAHLIRFESLSFLQKPDTFLIPLVIVVACRSVVFLFSNIYRSIWAYASIHDLLEIIKITVLSSFIATTVLLFYNRFDQMSRMVPVLDTILLLSFLCLRSLSWRIFRDQYIIRKTREHGAPTLILGAGKMGASLLSEFRRHSELKLNPVGFLDDDESKIGALIQGVPILGNISKAEETIRKLGIKQVIIAIKNPDGKLIGRLLKTFESTEVGFKILPSIGSLFFDSPKIQQLREIRVEDLLGRPVVDLEIESIRSYIRGKSILVTGAGGSIGSEICRQVAIFQPSKLVLLDSAETPLYEIDYELRKIFPHSGIEFFPVVADIKNLSRVSSVFEAHSPEVVFHSAAYKHVPMMETNPSEAVLNNILGTKNVADIARLSGVERFVLISTDKAVNPVNIMGASKRVAELYIQHVSRETRTKFITVRFGNVLGSNGSVIPRFREQIQGGGPVTVTHPEVIRYFMTIPEATQLVLQAGSMGERGEIFLLEMGEPVRILSLAEEMIRLSGLRPYVDIPIEFTGLRPGEKLFEELLLDLEGIKKTHHPKIRIAAPLEDSDLSSFQARFQALLNAARSNQEKDIFSRFKELVPEYKVHKDYITEEEARALEKNGS
- a CDS encoding ClpXP protease specificity-enhancing factor SspB gives rise to the protein MDHNPEDITVLRDFKKQLFSLYWERFGTFYLHAMPHPDLKIGKRGLLGDEPESGIILVIGPRAARDIRIEQDWAYAELQFGYTWEQVFIPWDAVFRYFDKSQQTVSQMRIFLGKLQSSAGSGPEFAETDSSSPSGELVIESKAKGKKRKNNVIEVDFGSKNKK